Part of the Gallalistipes aquisgranensis genome, ATCGGCCGTGTAGATGCCGGCCAACCGGAGTTCCCGCACCTGCTGGCGGTAAAGCAGCCGCGCCAGTTCATGGTCGGGCCCGAAGGCCGCCGCAGCTTCCCGGATCGCGGGCACGGCCACGCCGTAACTCAACGGATAGACGATACCGCGGGCTGTCATGGCTTCGACCACAGCCCCGTTCATCTCCGGACGCAGGCGACGCATCAGAGCGGCCATCCGTCCGCTTTTGCCCTCCATTCCCGTCCGGCTATTTTACGGCTCCGGTCGGCACGTCGATCGTGGTTCCCCACTGATAGACGGGCACACGGCGGGCAGCCAGTTCGGTCTTCCCGTCCACCAGACGGCAGTTCACGAAATCGGCCACACGGAAATTGATCCCCGGCCGGTTGTCGCGCGGCGAACGACGGGGAAGCGACCGGGCATCGGCGCGTCCCTCCGGACGCAGCTCCAGCACGAGAGGCCGGCCGCTCAGGTCGCTTCCGGCCAACAGTCCGGCCGTATCCGAAAAGCGGCACACGATATAGTTCAGTTTGCCCGAATCAGGCAGCACGGTATATTCGCGCACCATCTGCTGGACGTACTGTTTGCCCAGGAAAAGCGAAAGATACTCCTGTTCGAGCCGGGCGATCTCCTCCAGGGCGGCCTTCATGCCGGCACCGAAAACATTCTCTCCCGCCTCGCCGGTCACCAGGTCGAAACGGCGCTTGCGCAGGGTGAAAATCGCATTGGCGGCCGCTTTGGCCATCTCCTCCGTACTGCGTTCCACGGTCTCCGTCCGGTCGGGAGCGATTTTCACGAAGGATGTGTCGCTCTCGACGTGGGAGACGACCACCCGTTCCGAAACGACGGGTTCGATTCCGCGGTCGTCGAAACGCACTTCGTTGAACTCACGGCCCGGCACCGGCTCTCCGAAATGGCCCGGTACCCCGGCCAGCGGGGCGGCGATCGCTCCGT contains:
- a CDS encoding DUF4831 family protein, producing MKKTVKIALLGIASSAAVLTAGAQSARIARVGLVESPSGAVYSMPSTTLKVNIVVQKETIRRGPYARFAQKYLGVMAPLADKDIYTIRDASLGYSDSDIREADGAIAAPLAGVPGHFGEPVPGREFNEVRFDDRGIEPVVSERVVVSHVESDTSFVKIAPDRTETVERSTEEMAKAAANAIFTLRKRRFDLVTGEAGENVFGAGMKAALEEIARLEQEYLSLFLGKQYVQQMVREYTVLPDSGKLNYIVCRFSDTAGLLAGSDLSGRPLVLELRPEGRADARSLPRRSPRDNRPGINFRVADFVNCRLVDGKTELAARRVPVYQWGTTIDVPTGAVK